One window of the Mycobacterium haemophilum DSM 44634 genome contains the following:
- a CDS encoding S1C family serine protease yields MTSDQGNDPGQKSGQSPGHRLAPRPVSRPPVDAASRQTFGRPRGLRGSFVAEYVRPQKYRDRSEFRPDDQPADPVLAEAFSRPFGSSDSLQRHPVDAGALAAERDVDQSDEPDDPWRDPAAAAALGSPAVSPPMPHTALGRGGKLGVRDVLFGGRVSYLALVILVLIALVIGAVGGVIGRKTAEVVDAFTTSKVTLATNHNAEEPAGRFAKVAAAIADSVVTIESKSDQEGMQGSGVIVDGRGYIVTNNHVISEAANNPSQFKTTVVFNDGKEVPVNLVGRDPKTDLAVLKVDNVDNLTVARLGDSGKVRVGDEVLAAGAPLGLRSTVTHGIVSALHRPVPLSGEGSDTDTVIDAIQTDASINHGNSGGPLIDMDSQVIGINTAGKSLSDSASGLGFAIPVNEMKSVAQALIKDGKIVHPTLGISTRSVSNAIASGAQVANVKAGSPAQKGGILENDVIVKVGNRKVADADEFVVAVRQLTIGQDAPIEVVRDGRHVTLTVKPDPDTSS; encoded by the coding sequence GTGACCTCCGACCAAGGCAACGACCCTGGCCAAAAAAGCGGCCAAAGCCCCGGCCATCGCCTGGCACCGCGCCCCGTCTCTCGGCCGCCGGTCGACGCGGCATCGCGTCAGACGTTCGGTCGCCCCCGTGGGCTGCGGGGATCCTTTGTAGCCGAATATGTGCGCCCACAGAAGTATCGGGACCGCAGCGAATTCCGGCCTGATGATCAACCGGCCGACCCCGTCCTTGCCGAAGCGTTCAGCCGGCCATTCGGGAGCAGCGATTCGCTGCAGCGCCATCCTGTCGATGCGGGCGCGCTGGCTGCTGAGAGAGACGTCGACCAGTCGGACGAACCCGACGATCCGTGGCGAGACCCTGCGGCTGCGGCCGCTCTGGGGAGTCCTGCAGTGTCTCCGCCGATGCCGCACACCGCATTGGGCCGGGGCGGCAAGCTCGGCGTGCGCGATGTGTTATTTGGCGGCAGGGTGTCCTACCTTGCTCTGGTCATCTTGGTCCTGATTGCGTTGGTGATTGGCGCGGTCGGCGGTGTAATCGGTCGTAAGACGGCTGAAGTCGTCGACGCGTTCACCACGTCGAAAGTGACGCTGGCAACCAATCACAATGCTGAAGAGCCGGCCGGTCGGTTCGCCAAGGTGGCGGCGGCCATCGCCGACTCGGTGGTGACGATTGAGTCGAAGAGCGACCAGGAGGGTATGCAGGGCTCCGGCGTCATCGTTGACGGCCGCGGCTACATTGTCACCAACAACCACGTGATTTCGGAGGCGGCCAACAATCCCAGCCAGTTCAAGACGACCGTGGTGTTCAACGATGGCAAGGAAGTGCCCGTCAACCTGGTGGGCCGCGACCCCAAGACCGACCTGGCCGTCCTCAAGGTCGACAACGTGGACAACCTGACCGTGGCGCGGCTTGGTGATTCCGGCAAGGTGCGGGTTGGCGACGAGGTCCTGGCGGCAGGTGCGCCGCTGGGGCTGCGCAGCACCGTGACCCACGGCATCGTCAGCGCGCTGCACCGCCCCGTCCCGTTGTCGGGAGAGGGATCCGACACCGACACCGTGATAGACGCCATCCAGACCGACGCCTCAATTAACCACGGCAACTCTGGTGGTCCGCTGATCGATATGGATTCCCAGGTGATCGGCATCAACACTGCCGGCAAGTCACTGTCGGACAGCGCCAGCGGGCTGGGCTTTGCGATCCCGGTCAACGAGATGAAATCGGTTGCGCAAGCACTGATCAAGGACGGCAAGATCGTGCACCCGACGCTGGGGATCAGCACCCGGTCGGTGAGCAATGCGATCGCGTCCGGTGCCCAGGTGGCCAATGTGAAGGCAGGAAGCCCCGCGCAAAAGGGCGGAATCCTGGAAAACGACGTCATAGTTAAGGTCGGCAACCGGAAAGTCGCCGACGCTGATGAGTTCGTCGTCGCCGTGCGGCAGCTGACCATTGGACAGGACGCCCCGATAGAGGTGGTCCGCGACGGTCGGCACGTCACGCTGACGGTGAAACCCGACCCCGATACCAGCTCGTGA
- the rseA gene encoding anti-sigma E factor RseA, producing MAGPENMGQVFRRAFSWLPAQFASQSDAPVGAARRFGSTEHLSVEAIAAFVDGELRMNAHLRAAHHLSLCAQCAAEVDDQSRARAALRDSHPIRIPSTLLGLLAEIPHCPPDDTSPVSEPVSEPFSDGPVSDRFVDGEVRDQRKRR from the coding sequence ATGGCCGGCCCGGAAAACATGGGACAGGTGTTCCGGCGCGCGTTCTCCTGGCTCCCTGCACAATTTGCGTCCCAGAGTGATGCGCCAGTCGGCGCGGCGCGCCGGTTCGGCTCCACCGAGCACCTGTCCGTCGAGGCAATCGCGGCGTTCGTCGACGGTGAGTTGCGGATGAACGCGCACTTGCGAGCCGCACACCACCTTTCGCTGTGCGCCCAATGCGCGGCCGAAGTGGATGATCAGAGCCGAGCACGTGCAGCGCTGCGTGACTCCCACCCGATTCGGATCCCGAGCACGTTACTCGGATTGTTGGCTGAAATTCCGCACTGTCCACCCGACGACACATCTCCAGTTTCGGAGCCGGTTTCGGAGCCTTTTTCGGACGGACCAGTATCCGACCGTTTCGTTGATGGCGAGGTCCGTGACCAGCGGAAGCGTCGATAG
- the sigE gene encoding RNA polymerase sigma factor SigE codes for MERGGCWTGNTQCQLRVAPGDELPTLEGRANPEDPIITTLLSPTTMSHPLPSRDDDWVEPFDALQGTAVFDATGDKATMPSWDELVRQHADRVYRLAYRLSGNQHDAEDLTQETFIRVFRSVQNYQPGTFEGWLHRITTNLFLDMVRRRARIRMDALPDDYDRVPADEPNPEQIYHDSRLGPDLQAALDSLPPEFRAAVVLCDIEGLSYEEIGATLGVKLGTVRSRIHRGRQALRDYLAAHPAHDADAMQIKSA; via the coding sequence ATGGAACGCGGAGGGTGCTGGACCGGGAATACACAATGCCAGCTGCGTGTTGCGCCCGGTGACGAACTGCCTACCCTTGAAGGCAGGGCAAATCCGGAGGATCCGATCATTACCACGCTGTTGAGCCCGACCACCATGTCTCATCCCCTACCCAGCCGCGACGACGACTGGGTAGAACCATTTGACGCGTTGCAGGGCACCGCGGTTTTCGACGCGACTGGGGACAAGGCAACGATGCCGTCGTGGGATGAACTGGTGCGTCAACATGCGGATCGGGTGTACCGGCTGGCCTATCGGCTTTCGGGCAATCAGCACGACGCTGAGGACCTGACGCAGGAGACCTTCATTCGGGTGTTCCGATCGGTCCAGAACTACCAGCCAGGAACCTTTGAAGGCTGGCTGCACCGCATCACGACGAACCTGTTCCTCGACATGGTCCGCCGGCGGGCCCGCATCCGCATGGACGCCTTGCCCGACGATTACGACCGGGTGCCTGCCGACGAGCCCAATCCCGAGCAGATCTACCACGATTCGAGGTTGGGACCTGATCTACAGGCCGCCCTGGATTCACTGCCGCCGGAGTTTCGTGCCGCTGTTGTGCTGTGTGACATCGAGGGTTTGTCCTACGAGGAGATCGGTGCAACCTTGGGTGTGAAGCTGGGCACCGTACGTAGCCGCATCCACCGCGGACGTCAGGCGCTACGCGACTACCTAGCCGCGCATCCCGCACACGACGCCGACGCCATGCAGATTAAGTCGGCTTAG
- a CDS encoding O-methyltransferase encodes MDGTDNRSVTPGQAAASRADSLFAHAEGSISEDAILASARERSAEIGAGAVTPAVGALLSLLTKLSGGKAVAEVGTGAGVSGLWLLSGMSDDGVLTTIDIEPEYLRLAKQAFSEAGVGPSRTRLISGRAQDVLTRLADESYDLVFIDADPIDQPDYVVEGVRLLRSGGVIVVHRAALGGRAGDPAARDAEVTAVREAARLIAEDERLTPALVPLGDGLLAAVRE; translated from the coding sequence ATGGACGGTACCGATAACCGCTCGGTCACCCCTGGCCAGGCTGCCGCTAGTCGAGCCGATTCACTCTTCGCGCACGCGGAGGGATCGATATCAGAAGACGCCATCTTGGCTAGTGCTCGCGAACGCTCCGCGGAGATCGGCGCCGGGGCGGTAACGCCCGCGGTCGGGGCACTGCTGAGCCTGCTGACCAAGCTCAGCGGCGGCAAGGCCGTCGCTGAGGTGGGTACCGGTGCCGGGGTCAGCGGACTCTGGTTGTTGTCCGGCATGAGCGACGACGGTGTTTTGACCACGATCGATATCGAGCCCGAGTATCTGCGGCTGGCCAAACAGGCGTTCTCCGAGGCGGGTGTCGGACCGTCGCGCACCCGGCTGATCAGCGGCCGCGCCCAAGATGTCCTGACCCGGCTCGCCGACGAATCTTACGACCTGGTGTTCATCGACGCCGACCCGATCGACCAGCCGGATTACGTCGTTGAGGGCGTGCGACTGCTGCGATCCGGCGGGGTCATCGTGGTGCACCGAGCGGCGTTAGGCGGGCGAGCCGGTGATCCCGCGGCACGCGATGCCGAGGTGACCGCGGTCCGCGAGGCAGCCCGACTCATCGCCGAGGACGAGCGACTCACCCCGGCGCTGGTGCCGCTCGGTGACGGCCTGCTGGCCGCAGTCCGCGAGTAA
- a CDS encoding TetR/AcrR family transcriptional regulator, which yields MRSVDLTAAARIRDAAIEQFGQHGFGVGVRAIAEAAGVSASLVIHHFGSKDGLRKACDDYVAEEIRSSKSEALRSNDPATWFGQLAAIESYAPLMAYLVRSMQSGGDLAKMLWQRMIDNAEEYIDEGVRAGTIMPSRDPHARARYLAITGGGGFLLYLQMHATPTDLRAVLRDYSRDMVLPALEVYSEGLLTDRTMYDAFLAAENQGESHAN from the coding sequence ATGCGTTCAGTGGATCTGACCGCTGCCGCTCGGATCCGCGATGCGGCCATCGAACAGTTCGGGCAGCATGGCTTCGGTGTTGGGGTACGCGCGATCGCCGAAGCAGCGGGGGTAAGCGCGTCGCTGGTCATCCACCACTTCGGCTCCAAGGACGGCCTGCGCAAAGCCTGCGACGATTACGTTGCCGAAGAGATCCGCAGCAGCAAATCGGAGGCGCTGAGGTCCAACGATCCGGCCACCTGGTTCGGACAGCTCGCCGCGATCGAGTCCTACGCCCCGCTGATGGCCTACCTGGTGCGCAGCATGCAGTCCGGCGGCGACCTGGCGAAAATGTTGTGGCAGCGCATGATTGACAATGCCGAAGAGTACATAGACGAAGGCGTGCGGGCGGGCACCATTATGCCCAGCCGTGATCCGCATGCCCGGGCCAGGTATTTGGCCATCACCGGTGGCGGCGGTTTCCTGCTCTATCTGCAAATGCATGCAACCCCAACGGATCTGCGTGCGGTGCTGCGCGACTATTCGCGCGATATGGTGCTGCCCGCACTCGAGGTCTATAGCGAAGGCCTGCTGACCGACCGGACCATGTACGACGCCTTTCTGGCTGCAGAGAATCAAGGAGAATCCCATGCCAACTAA
- a CDS encoding ABC transporter ATP-binding protein, which yields MPTKNSVNFPIEIRNLRKNFGSVRALDGLDLTVRQGEVHGFLGPNGAGKSTTIRILLGLAKADGGSVRLLGGDPWTDAVELHRQIAYVPGDVTLWPSLTGGETIDLLARMRGGIDEKRRAELIERFDLDPHKKSRTYSKGNRQKVSLISAFSSRAGLLLLDEPSSGLDPLMENVFQQCVGEARDRGVTVLLSSHILAETEALCQRVTIIRAGQTVESGSLDSLRHLSRTSIKAEMIGDPGDISRIKGVEDVSVDGNTLRAQVDSESLGQLIRVLGDAGVRSLVSQPPTLEELFLRHYDIGDVTEEVPAL from the coding sequence ATGCCAACTAAAAACTCCGTCAATTTTCCCATCGAAATCCGCAATCTGAGAAAGAATTTCGGTTCAGTGCGGGCGCTGGACGGCCTTGACCTGACGGTGCGCCAAGGCGAAGTGCACGGCTTCCTGGGACCGAACGGTGCCGGGAAGTCCACCACCATCCGCATCCTGCTGGGCCTGGCGAAGGCCGACGGCGGAAGCGTCCGGTTGCTGGGTGGCGACCCGTGGACCGATGCCGTCGAATTGCACCGCCAGATCGCTTATGTGCCAGGCGATGTCACACTGTGGCCGTCACTGACGGGCGGCGAGACCATCGATTTGCTGGCCCGCATGCGCGGCGGCATCGACGAGAAGCGCCGCGCCGAGCTGATCGAGCGCTTCGACCTTGACCCGCATAAAAAGTCCCGCACCTACTCGAAAGGCAACCGTCAAAAGGTCTCCCTGATTTCGGCATTTTCGTCGCGGGCCGGGCTGCTGCTCTTGGACGAGCCGAGCAGCGGATTGGACCCGTTGATGGAGAACGTGTTTCAGCAGTGTGTTGGCGAAGCGCGTGACCGCGGCGTGACGGTGCTGTTGTCCAGCCACATCCTGGCCGAAACAGAGGCGCTGTGCCAACGAGTGACCATCATCCGGGCCGGCCAGACCGTCGAGAGCGGTTCACTGGACTCGCTGCGGCACCTGAGCCGCACCTCGATCAAAGCCGAAATGATCGGTGATCCTGGCGATATCAGCCGGATCAAGGGTGTCGAGGACGTCAGCGTCGACGGCAACACGCTGCGTGCCCAGGTCGACAGCGAAAGCCTCGGGCAACTGATCCGAGTGCTCGGCGACGCCGGCGTGCGCAGCCTGGTCAGCCAGCCGCCCACGCTCGAGGAGCTCTTCCTGCGCCACTACGACATTGGGGACGTCACCGAAGAGGTGCCGGCACTATGA
- a CDS encoding ABC transporter permease: MSTATLDRPQHPSHPAPGTGSNFSGTLGMLRLYLRRDRVVLPLWVLLLSLPLASVYVGSISKIYPTEASRAMLAATIMASPAQRALYGQVYNNSLGAVGIWKAGMFHLIIAVAVILTVIRHTRADEETGRTELIDSTAVGRNASLTAALTLSIGASIATGAIGAAGLLTTDIPAGGSLAFGAALTCSGLVFTAVAAVAAQLSPSARVARGAAFTVLATAFTVRAIGDAGSGTLSWLSPLGWSLQVRPYAGDRWWVLLLPLTTTVVLTLAAYRLLAGRDVGAGLIPERTGPATAAAGLRSATGLTWRLDRGAILLWTVGLCLYGVVMGSVVHGIGDELGDSTMARNIVARMGGTRIDALEQAFITVAFTMIAMVAAAFAISLTLRLYQEESSQRAEPVLAGAVLRTRWLASHLAAALVGSTAAMLVAGLAFGLVYGAAAGDVGGKAAIVVGTAAVQLPAVWLLAAVTVGLFGLAPRFTPVAWGVLAAFVALYLIGSLAGFPQWMLDLEPFAHIPRVGGGDFTVVPLLWLLAIDAVLIALGATSFRRRDLRS; the protein is encoded by the coding sequence ATGAGCACCGCAACCCTGGATCGACCACAACATCCGTCGCACCCGGCGCCAGGCACCGGTTCCAACTTCTCCGGCACGTTGGGCATGTTGCGGCTCTACCTGCGGCGCGACCGAGTCGTGTTGCCGCTGTGGGTGTTGCTGCTGTCACTGCCGCTGGCCAGCGTGTACGTGGGCAGCATCTCGAAGATCTACCCCACCGAGGCCAGCCGCGCCATGTTGGCGGCCACCATCATGGCCAGCCCCGCCCAGCGCGCCCTCTACGGCCAGGTTTACAACAACAGCCTTGGGGCGGTAGGCATTTGGAAGGCAGGGATGTTCCACTTGATCATCGCGGTAGCAGTCATCCTCACCGTGATCCGGCACACCCGTGCCGACGAGGAGACCGGCCGCACCGAGCTAATCGACTCGACCGCCGTCGGCCGTAATGCCAGCCTCACCGCGGCACTGACGTTGTCGATCGGGGCGTCGATCGCCACCGGTGCGATCGGGGCGGCGGGATTGCTCACCACCGACATTCCGGCCGGCGGATCGCTGGCCTTCGGGGCGGCGCTGACATGCTCCGGTCTGGTCTTCACCGCCGTGGCCGCGGTGGCCGCGCAGCTCTCACCGAGCGCCCGGGTCGCCCGCGGCGCCGCGTTCACCGTGCTGGCGACGGCATTCACGGTGCGCGCCATCGGTGATGCCGGTTCGGGCACGTTGTCGTGGCTCTCCCCACTGGGGTGGTCACTGCAGGTGCGGCCGTATGCGGGCGATCGCTGGTGGGTGCTGCTGCTACCCCTGACGACGACAGTCGTGCTCACCCTGGCGGCCTACCGGCTGCTCGCCGGCCGCGATGTCGGCGCGGGACTGATCCCCGAACGCACCGGTCCCGCCACCGCCGCGGCGGGACTGCGCAGCGCCACCGGGCTGACGTGGCGGCTGGACCGGGGCGCGATCCTGCTATGGACCGTCGGCCTATGCCTGTATGGCGTGGTGATGGGCAGCGTGGTGCACGGCATCGGCGACGAGCTCGGTGACAGCACCATGGCACGTAACATCGTCGCCCGCATGGGCGGCACGAGGATTGATGCGCTCGAGCAGGCCTTCATCACGGTGGCGTTCACGATGATAGCCATGGTGGCTGCCGCGTTCGCCATCTCGCTCACCCTGCGACTGTACCAGGAAGAATCCAGCCAGCGAGCCGAGCCGGTGTTGGCCGGCGCGGTTCTCCGAACTCGTTGGCTGGCAAGTCATTTGGCTGCTGCGTTGGTTGGATCCACGGCGGCAATGCTGGTCGCAGGGCTAGCGTTCGGCCTCGTCTACGGCGCCGCGGCGGGCGACGTCGGCGGCAAGGCGGCCATCGTGGTCGGCACCGCGGCAGTGCAGCTGCCCGCCGTCTGGTTGTTGGCCGCAGTGACGGTCGGATTGTTCGGTCTCGCACCGAGGTTCACGCCGGTGGCATGGGGCGTGCTGGCCGCATTCGTTGCGCTGTACTTGATCGGTTCGTTAGCCGGATTCCCGCAGTGGATGCTCGACCTTGAACCATTCGCACACATTCCTCGGGTGGGTGGCGGTGACTTCACCGTCGTGCCGTTGCTTTGGCTGCTGGCGATCGATGCAGTGCTAATAGCATTGGGAGCAACGTCTTTCCGACGACGCGATCTACGTAGTTAG
- a CDS encoding methyltransferase family protein, whose product MKIGVRLIASSVYGLAVVSLLLFLPAGTFNYWQAWVFIGVFTAASVSPAIYLARTNPAALRRRMRAGPRAEGRTVQKIVITGAVVDLFAMMIVSAVDHRMGWSSVPTRVSLLGDVLVAAGLGIAMLVIIQNSYAAATVTVEAGQTVIAGGVYKFVRHPMYVGNVIMMLGIPLALGSYWGLLLVIPGVAGLVFRILDEEKMLTQELSGYREYTQRVRYRLAPHVW is encoded by the coding sequence ATGAAGATCGGTGTTCGACTCATCGCATCATCAGTGTATGGACTGGCCGTGGTGAGTTTGCTCTTATTCTTACCGGCCGGCACGTTCAATTATTGGCAGGCATGGGTTTTCATCGGCGTATTCACAGCCGCATCGGTCTCCCCCGCCATCTACTTGGCCCGGACGAACCCTGCTGCGTTGCGGCGACGGATGCGCGCCGGCCCACGAGCAGAAGGCAGAACCGTGCAAAAGATCGTCATCACCGGTGCGGTTGTGGACCTGTTCGCGATGATGATTGTGAGCGCAGTAGACCATCGGATGGGATGGTCGTCGGTACCTACCCGGGTGTCCTTGCTGGGTGATGTGTTGGTAGCGGCCGGGCTCGGTATCGCCATGTTGGTGATAATCCAAAACAGCTACGCGGCAGCCACTGTCACCGTAGAGGCAGGCCAGACGGTGATCGCTGGCGGTGTCTACAAGTTCGTCCGACACCCGATGTATGTCGGAAACGTGATCATGATGTTGGGCATACCGCTGGCGCTCGGGTCCTACTGGGGGCTGCTGCTGGTGATCCCTGGTGTGGCGGGGCTCGTCTTCCGCATCCTCGACGAGGAGAAGATGCTTACCCAAGAATTGAGCGGATACCGCGAATACACGCAGCGGGTGCGATATCGGCTGGCGCCCCACGTGTGGTGA
- a CDS encoding TetR/AcrR family transcriptional regulator, whose protein sequence is MVDHSSQSNYVPASRGRRSSQLSGDDREQAILAVAERLLAERPLGDFSVDDLAKGAGISRPTFYFYFPSKNAVLLSLLDHLNIKSRSAVEALAEQLPADPAAVWRAAITAFFEACGTHRAVAVAGAAAKATNPEVRQLWSKVMQQWIDYNTAAIKAERKRGAAPDTVPAEDLAVALQLMTERVMAATFADEKPSIPEKKVVDTLVHIWLASVYGS, encoded by the coding sequence GTGGTTGATCACTCTTCGCAGAGCAATTACGTGCCTGCGTCACGAGGCCGCCGGTCGTCGCAGCTTTCCGGCGACGACCGCGAACAGGCAATCCTGGCTGTCGCTGAACGGCTCCTGGCGGAGCGACCGCTGGGTGACTTCTCCGTCGATGACCTAGCCAAAGGCGCCGGAATCTCGCGCCCAACCTTTTATTTCTATTTCCCGTCAAAGAACGCGGTATTGCTGTCGCTGCTCGATCATCTGAACATCAAGTCACGCTCGGCGGTTGAAGCACTCGCCGAACAGCTACCCGCGGACCCCGCCGCGGTTTGGCGGGCCGCAATCACGGCCTTCTTCGAGGCGTGCGGAACTCACCGAGCGGTGGCCGTTGCTGGTGCCGCGGCCAAAGCCACTAACCCCGAGGTGCGCCAGCTGTGGTCCAAGGTTATGCAGCAGTGGATCGACTACAACACAGCTGCGATCAAGGCCGAGCGCAAGCGCGGCGCAGCCCCCGACACCGTTCCCGCCGAGGATCTGGCAGTGGCTCTGCAACTGATGACCGAACGAGTGATGGCCGCGACATTCGCCGATGAAAAGCCATCGATCCCCGAGAAGAAAGTTGTCGACACGCTCGTGCATATCTGGCTGGCCAGCGTTTACGGCAGCTGA
- the glgC gene encoding glucose-1-phosphate adenylyltransferase: protein MREVPHVLGIVLAGGEGKRLYPLTADRAKPAVPFGGAYRLIDFVLSNLVNARYLRICVLTQYKSHSLDRHISQNWRLSGLAGEYITPVPAQQRLGPRWYTGSADAIYQSLNLIYDEDPDYLVVFGADHVYRMDPEQMVRFHVDSGAGATVAGIRVPRSDATAFGCIDADDSGRIRRFAEKPLDPPGTPNDPDTTFVSMGNYVFTTKVLVDAIRADADDDHSDHDMGGDIIPRLVADGMAAVYDFSDNEVPGATDRDRAYWRDVGTLDAFYDAHMDLVSVHPVFNLYNKRWPIRGESENLAPAKFVNGGSAQESVVGAGSIISAASVRNSVLSSNVVVDDGAIVEGSVIMPGARVGRGAVVRHAILDKNVVVGPGEMVGVDLEKDRERFAISAGGVVAVGKGVWI, encoded by the coding sequence ATGAGGGAAGTGCCACACGTGCTGGGCATTGTGTTGGCCGGCGGTGAGGGCAAGCGGTTGTACCCACTGACCGCGGACCGGGCCAAGCCCGCTGTTCCCTTCGGGGGCGCCTATCGGCTGATTGATTTCGTGCTCTCTAATCTGGTCAACGCCCGTTACCTGAGGATTTGCGTTCTCACTCAATACAAGTCGCATTCCCTAGACCGCCACATTTCGCAAAACTGGCGGTTGTCGGGCCTCGCCGGTGAATACATCACGCCGGTGCCAGCACAGCAGCGGCTCGGTCCACGCTGGTACACCGGCTCGGCGGACGCGATCTATCAATCACTCAACCTCATTTATGACGAAGACCCTGACTACCTAGTGGTTTTCGGCGCCGACCACGTATACCGGATGGACCCCGAGCAGATGGTCCGGTTCCACGTCGACAGCGGGGCCGGCGCCACGGTGGCCGGCATTCGGGTTCCGCGCAGCGACGCCACCGCGTTCGGCTGCATTGACGCCGACGACTCTGGCCGTATCCGCCGTTTCGCTGAGAAGCCGCTCGACCCGCCCGGGACACCGAACGACCCCGATACGACGTTTGTCTCGATGGGCAACTACGTCTTCACCACCAAGGTGCTCGTCGACGCGATTCGCGCCGACGCCGATGACGACCACTCGGATCACGACATGGGCGGTGACATCATCCCGCGGCTGGTGGCCGACGGGATGGCTGCGGTGTATGACTTCTCCGACAACGAGGTGCCTGGCGCCACCGACCGGGACCGCGCCTACTGGCGCGACGTGGGCACGCTGGACGCGTTCTATGACGCCCACATGGATCTGGTGTCGGTGCATCCGGTGTTTAACCTGTACAACAAGCGTTGGCCGATTCGCGGTGAGTCGGAGAATCTGGCGCCGGCGAAGTTTGTCAACGGTGGCTCTGCTCAAGAATCGGTGGTGGGTGCGGGGAGCATCATTTCGGCGGCCTCGGTACGCAACTCGGTGCTGTCGTCGAATGTCGTGGTCGACGACGGCGCGATCGTGGAGGGCAGTGTCATCATGCCGGGTGCTCGGGTCGGCCGCGGCGCGGTGGTGCGCCACGCGATCTTGGACAAGAACGTCGTCGTCGGGCCCGGTGAGATGGTTGGCGTGGATCTCGAGAAGGATCGGGAACGCTTCGCGATCAGTGCTGGCGGGGTAGTCGCGGTCGGCAAGGGTGTGTGGATCTAG
- the glgA gene encoding glycogen synthase, which yields MRVAMMTREYPPEVYGGAGVHVTELVAQLRRRCVVDVHCMGAPRPGAHAVQAHQPDPRFHDANAALSTLSSDLMMANAASAATIVHSHTWYTGLAGHLAALLYDIPHVLTAHSLEPLRPWKAEQLGGGYRVSTWVEHTAVLGAHAIIAVSSGMRDDMLRVYPTLDPSLVHVVRNGIDTDVWYPAGPVRTGSVLAEVGIDPSRPTVAFVGRITRQKGVAHLVAAAHRFSPDVQVVLCAGAPDTPELADEVRAAVSELARTRTGVFWIREMLPIGKIREVLSAATVFVCPSVYEPLGIVNLEAMACGTAVVASDVGGIPEVVADGITGSLVHYDPDDAKGYQGRLATAVNELVADPGKAERYGHAGRQRCIEEFSWAHVAEQTLNIYRKVCA from the coding sequence ATGCGAGTGGCCATGATGACTCGGGAGTACCCACCGGAGGTCTACGGCGGGGCCGGGGTACACGTCACCGAACTGGTCGCACAATTGCGCCGTCGGTGCGTGGTCGATGTGCACTGCATGGGCGCACCCCGTCCGGGCGCCCATGCAGTGCAGGCCCATCAGCCCGACCCCCGGTTCCACGATGCCAACGCGGCGCTGTCTACCTTGTCGTCGGATCTGATGATGGCCAATGCCGCGTCAGCGGCCACCATCGTGCATTCGCATACCTGGTACACCGGTCTGGCCGGGCATCTCGCCGCGTTGCTCTACGACATTCCCCATGTGCTGACCGCACACTCGCTTGAGCCGCTGCGCCCATGGAAAGCCGAACAACTCGGTGGCGGCTACCGGGTGTCGACGTGGGTGGAGCACACCGCGGTGCTGGGTGCTCACGCGATCATCGCGGTTAGCTCCGGTATGCGCGACGACATGCTGCGGGTCTATCCCACGCTGGATCCGAGCCTGGTGCACGTCGTCCGGAATGGGATCGACACCGATGTGTGGTATCCGGCCGGGCCGGTGCGTACCGGGTCGGTACTGGCCGAGGTCGGCATCGATCCCAGCCGGCCCACCGTGGCGTTCGTGGGACGGATCACCCGACAGAAGGGTGTCGCCCATCTGGTGGCGGCCGCACACCGATTTAGCCCGGACGTGCAGGTGGTGCTGTGCGCCGGTGCTCCCGATACCCCGGAGTTAGCCGATGAAGTGCGGGCCGCCGTCTCCGAACTGGCCCGCACTCGCACCGGGGTGTTTTGGATCCGGGAGATGCTTCCCATCGGGAAGATACGCGAAGTACTTTCGGCAGCAACAGTCTTCGTGTGCCCGTCGGTGTACGAGCCGTTGGGAATCGTCAACCTGGAGGCAATGGCGTGCGGGACGGCGGTAGTGGCCTCCGACGTCGGCGGGATACCCGAAGTAGTCGCCGACGGGATCACCGGGTCATTGGTGCATTACGACCCTGACGACGCAAAAGGTTACCAGGGCAGATTGGCTACGGCGGTCAATGAGTTGGTCGCCGACCCAGGAAAAGCCGAACGCTACGGCCACGCCGGACGCCAGCGCTGCATCGAGGAATTCTCCTGGGCCCACGTCGCCGAACAGACGCTGAACATCTACCGGAAAGTCTGTGCATAA
- a CDS encoding DUF3117 domain-containing protein: MAAMKPRTGDGPLEATKEGRGIVMRVPLEGGGRLVVELTPDEAAALGDELKGVTS; encoded by the coding sequence ATGGCGGCGATGAAGCCCCGGACCGGAGACGGTCCTTTGGAAGCGACGAAGGAGGGGCGCGGCATCGTGATGCGGGTACCGCTAGAAGGTGGTGGCCGACTCGTCGTCGAGCTGACACCGGACGAAGCCGCCGCTCTGGGTGACGAACTTAAGGGTGTTACCAGCTAA